Within Saccharomycodes ludwigii strain NBRC 1722 chromosome IV, whole genome shotgun sequence, the genomic segment GTAAAAGGGATGTGGCTTCgtgtaaatatatataatttttttgatactttttattttcttttatataaaaaaaaaaaaaaaaaaaatagttttatattatgggaaaataaaataaaaatgttgatCGCCACACATTCCCTAGTAGGTTTTACTAAATTACAATCATAATTCAGTTACTTTACAACTCCAATTAGTGCCTTCTAATAAAGGTAACGAAGCACCTAAACACCATCCCAATTCGTTATTAGCAATTGTTTTGGCTGTTCTTAATTCCCTTTGAGATGGTATGTCATAGCCAGTGTGTAACAAGGATACTTGAAATGATAAATCTAAACACCAGTTAGgttccttttttaattcgGAGACACTTCCTTCAATACCACTGAAAACACTCTTCCAAACTTCTTCACCATTACAAACCATTCTAGCTAAATCGTTCAATTCTTGTAAAGTGAAACTTAATGGCATCCCCAATGGACTAGTACGATCATagaaatatgaaaaaatatataggTCATTGGATTCTTTAAAAGTGCGGACCAATGATGGTTGATGTACACCATTAAATGAGCATGGTGGAACTTCACACTTAGCATCTTTGTTCAAAATTTTATCGGCTAAATATCTACATTGTGGGCCCGCAGGAGTGGATGGACCAGTAAATGTAACGGTATAGCTGCTTTCATCATCTAATGTGACCTTAACATCTTCTACAGTAACCCCTGGTGGCAAGCATGGTGAAGTAACCTTACTATTAGAACTGGTAATATCTCCATTTTTGAGAGCATTTTCCACCAACAAAGAGTTGATCTTCTTTCTGCCTTCTTTTAAACCATAACCCAAATGGCTAAATTGGTataatgtatatttttcacCACCAAAATCTAGTTCGTACTTGTGTTCTCCGTCAACCATCTTTTCATTTGGGTTTTTGAAAGTTGGTTCAAAAACAATCTGTGTAGATCCACCACCCAAGTCGAAAACAGCGGCTGTAGGTAATCTTTCCCCAGCCCCGATATTTCCCAGCAAAAAGTTTGTAGTAATCCAGGCATAAATACCTTCTTCATCACCGCCCATCACAGCAACACCGTCTTCAGATTCAACGACCGGAAATGGATAATCATTTTCCAAATGGTTTCTAACTTCATCCAAGATTTTTCCGCTCATTTCTTCACCTAGTAATCTTAATCCAGCAGTGGCTTTAACTGCAACTGGAGAACACCCTCTTTGGTCGGCGGGAACAGTTTCCATAGCTAGATCTAATAACAAATCTAGGGATTTGGCTGCACCAATAGCATCTGATTCATAACTAGATAATCCCGGCTCCAgcattttaaaagtttcatGAATTAAAGTTGGTGGAGAAGTACAGACATCAAATTCGTAGATATGAACTCTGGAACCTGTTGAACCAGCATCTATCATTATAACATACTGGTGTTTTTTGTTACACGATGATTGTTCCTTTTCTGGTATTACACTTAACTTTAAGTCCTCGTTGTCGTATGAGGAAGGTGCTGGCGCAGTGGTATCTTGACTTACCACATCGGTTGGGAAATCTACTTTTTGAGTCGTTTGAACAATATGTGGATTTGACGTTCTGATCAACAAAATGACCATAATTAAAGCCACCGCACCAATAAGGAATCGGTAGGTTCTAACGAAAGACATAACTattagcttttttttttcttattttattattatattatttttattgttattcagatatatatatatatgtaagaccaaataaataaacaaaaattagtTATGAAGTGAAAGATTGGGGGGAAAATAGAgcaaagaattaaaaataaacgaaaaaagaataaagatgaaataaaaacaagataaaaacttgttttttttttttttttttttttttttttcttttttttttttgtcataGCTTTCTTAGAAAATgctgaataaaaaaaaatatgtatttttccttttcttttttacaatataaaaaaaaaaaaaaaaaaaaaaaaggtaaaaacTCTTAGAGCAACAATGAGTAGGAACGTCGATAAAGCTAACTCTGTTTTGGCACGTATTCAGGAACTTCAGGCAGAGGAAAACtctaattataaaaattattctcGCTACAAAAGACCAAAATCCCCATACAAAATTCAGAGCTTACAAGAATGTTACAACTGGAGAAGAGAAATCAATAGAGATCTTGATCAAGTGTATACCAAATTATTCGATCTTTCCATTAACAGTACACAAATCAAAGAACTCGTCGCTAAGtataatgttttattaCAAGAACTTAAACTTTGGGATAAGCACATAGTCAAGGACTTGCATGGACAACCAAGCAGgagaaaatataataataaaaaagtgcTGAGGTTCGAGGGGCAAATATATGTCGGTAGAGGTCTAGAGTTGATTAAAGACAAGATGCTGCCAAAAAATGGGCCAGATAATAACACGaatcaaaaactttttcgTAAAAAAATACGCGTTGACAACCGATATTATAATTTCAAAGATATGAAGCACGATATATTCAGCCAGCCTGTCCCGAAAACTCCCCAATTTAGTATTCCTACTAGGCAAGACATAGAATCATGGTTAGTTGAAAAACGTAAAGGTAAGCTAAAGGCAATTATATACGAAAATTCTACATAGGTGATTCCTCTTTAAAAGAccatatattattttgaggTGCCAATAATGGCGAATCTCTTGGTAATGGTGATCCAGGAGGAGAAGTTGGCTGCGGTAGGCTCTCTCTCGGTAACCAGTAATGGGGAGCTTCTTGCTGCGTCGGATTCAGGATAGACAATAAACTGTTCGAAGGAATGTTGCCGTTGCTGTTTTTTTCCGCAGAAAATGCTGAAGATAAACTAGTCATTGACGTCTTATTTGTCAGTTTTAGTCGGGCATTGGAATTCCAATAGTTATCCAACTGGTCCGTGGTAAACTTATCTGTGTCCAAATTGATAGTATTATCCgcaataatattgttaacaCCGCTAATTAAATGGCtaatttcttcttcttctggTGGTGCCTGGGATTGTGGATCTGGTGATCCCTCTTCCCAAAAATGATTGCTATACCCACTGTTGTACGGTTGAGCCATTAAACTCTCTCTTAATTTTCTGTTTGTTGCGTCAACTATCTGCCAATCGTTTTCTAGCTTTTGCAGCTCTACATTTAATTCCTTCAGTTGATTGTTCCATTGTTGTGCTGTTTGtaaattactattattctCATAAACAATTTTGTCGTACACCgcaaattttttgtttttcaaaatctgCAATCCCGGTTCAATAATTTCACCGTTTCTATAGTACTCTTTGCAAAAACCTATAACATCAAAGTCTTCCTCATCATCATTTGTactttctatatttttattctcaTTATGTAACTCGGCAACGCTGGATTCCAAGTCCTGAATGTGGAGATCCAATTCAATAATCTCCTTTTCGATCGCATCCTTGTGAGACTTGTGATCAACTGCCAGTTGCTCTTCGATTTGGGGACATTCATCTAGTATTTTGTCCAACGATGCAATCTTCCCCTTGAGTGTTGTCGTGCTGTTGTCCAGTTTTTGGGTTTTACTCGttaatttttccatttGTAAATCTAATTTCAACTTTTCGctttccaaatttttgattcgcaactttatttgttttttgttttcttgcTCCTTGTTATATTCCACTTTTTGTTCGCTGATTTTTAATAGAAACTCCTGTTCTTCAAGTTTAAAGTTCTTCAATAAgtctgttttattttgtaaaaccTTGTGCAAATCGTCCTGGCTGGCAGTtaagatttttttcaattcgtCAATGGAAAAAGAGCTTAATTTTTCCAGAGATGTGAGTTCGCTATATCCCTTTGTGTTGGAGAAATCACCATTGGGTTGAAGTGTCCAGTGAAACATAGATGAGCTCTTAGGCTTATCTCCTAGGCTTATAATCAAAGATAAGGGCTGGTTCCTAAAGCCCTGTTTGTTAACACTTACCaaatcaattttataatgcatgtttttgttcaaatttttcaacgAACAACTAGTGTATAAACTTTGcgaaagatttaaaaattcgCCAATCTTAACATTGTTTACGTACAGTATATAATGTGATATGATATCAAACGGTTCATTCTCCCATCTAATTAAAATACTATCTTTTGTTATAAGGTCCAATGCAATTTTAGTGGCATGGGGAATTTCTACATCGTTTAAATTAGAAAGTATTCTTGATATGGGTATTGTCcaaaatttaaacaatCGGTATACTAGCCATAGCAAAGCAATAAAGGTGATGCAAAAGTTAAAATCTGTAGGCATACCTAAGGCAAAGAAATCTTGGGTATTTGTTCTAAGTTGAATAATTCGGCTGAATCATTAGAAAAGATAAACATTATATGTTacaaaaagagaaaaaaaaagaattagaattaggaaaaataattttctacagtaatttttttttttgttaattttttttttttttgttgaaataTAAACCATTCCACACGAagtatttctt encodes:
- the GDA1 gene encoding guanosine diphosphatase (similar to Saccharomyces cerevisiae YEL042W | GDA1 | Guanosine DiphosphatAse), which encodes MSFVRTYRFLIGAVALIMVILLIRTSNPHIVQTTQKVDFPTDVVSQDTTAPAPSSYDNEDLKLSVIPEKEQSSCNKKHQYVIMIDAGSTGSRVHIYEFDVCTSPPTLIHETFKMLEPGLSSYESDAIGAAKSLDLLLDLAMETVPADQRGCSPVAVKATAGLRLLGEEMSGKILDEVRNHLENDYPFPVVESEDGVAVMGGDEEGIYAWITTNFLLGNIGAGERLPTAAVFDLGGGSTQIVFEPTFKNPNEKMVDGEHKYELDFGGEKYTLYQFSHLGYGLKEGRKKINSLLVENALKNGDITSSNSKVTSPCLPPGVTVEDVKVTLDDESSYTVTFTGPSTPAGPQCRYLADKILNKDAKCEVPPCSFNGVHQPSLVRTFKESNDLYIFSYFYDRTSPLGMPLSFTLQELNDLARMVCNGEEVWKSVFSGIEGSVSELKKEPNWCLDLSFQVSLLHTGYDIPSQRELRTAKTIANNELGWCLGASLPLLEGTNWSCKVTEL
- the ISY1 gene encoding Isy1p (similar to Saccharomyces cerevisiae YJR050W | ISY1 | Interactor of SYf1p) — translated: MSRNVDKANSVLARIQELQAEENSNYKNYSRYKRPKSPYKIQSLQECYNWRREINRDLDQVYTKLFDLSINSTQIKELVAKYNVLLQELKLWDKHIVKDLHGQPSRRKYNNKKVLRFEGQIYVGRGLELIKDKMLPKNGPDNNTNQKLFRKKIRVDNRYYNFKDMKHDIFSQPVPKTPQFSIPTRQDIESWLVEKRKGKLKAIIYENST
- the GTA1 gene encoding Gta1p (similar to Saccharomyces cerevisiae YEL043W | predicted cytoskeleton protein involved in intracellular signaling), translating into MPTDFNFCITFIALLWLVYRLFKFWTIPISRILSNLNDVEIPHATKIALDLITKDSILIRWENEPFDIISHYILYVNNVKIGEFLNLSQSLYTSCSLKNLNKNMHYKIDLVSVNKQGFRNQPLSLIISLGDKPKSSSMFHWTLQPNGDFSNTKGYSELTSLEKLSSFSIDELKKILTASQDDLHKVLQNKTDLLKNFKLEEQEFLLKISEQKVEYNKEQENKKQIKLRIKNLESEKLKLDLQMEKLTSKTQKLDNSTTTLKGKIASLDKILDECPQIEEQLAVDHKSHKDAIEKEIIELDLHIQDLESSVAELHNENKNIESTNDDEEDFDVIGFCKEYYRNGEIIEPGLQILKNKKFAVYDKIVYENNSNLQTAQQWNNQLKELNVELQKLENDWQIVDATNRKLRESLMAQPYNSGYSNHFWEEGSPDPQSQAPPEEEEISHLISGVNNIIADNTINLDTDKFTTDQLDNYWNSNARLKLTNKTSMTSLSSAFSAEKNSNGNIPSNSLLSILNPTQQEAPHYWLPRESLPQPTSPPGSPLPRDSPLLAPQNNIWSFKEESPM